CGGAGTCCCCGGCGGTGCAGCGTCTTCCGCAACCGCAGTTCCGGGCCGGTGTCGCGACGCCCCATGGTGCGCATCACCTTTGCCGTCGCAGCGGACGACGCCGGTGGTGTTGGACCCGGATCGATCATGTTGGGTCCAGGCGTCAGCACGAGTCCGAACGCAACCGCCGCCATTCCTGCTGCCGCCGTGAAGTCGACCGTGCTCTGGATAACCGCCCTCCGGTGGTGTTCGTTCTCGGACAGCGGCCTCGCGAAGAACGCGGTCGGCGTCCGGCGCTGCAGGTCCTCGTAGGTCCCTCGGCGGAGGCGTCGGCAGTGGATGGCTCCCGCTGTCCGCTTTCAGGGCTCCGAGTGCGGCTCGGGCACGTCGTCGAGCCCGGTCAGCAGTGTGCGCAGCAGGTCGGCCAGGCGGTCCTGGTCGTTCTGATCGAGTGCGCCGAGCAGTTCGCGCTCGTTGCGGACGTGGTCGTCGACGATGTCGTCGACGAGTTTCCTGCCTTGGTCGCTGAGCGTGACGAACACGCTGCGGCGGTTGTCGGGGTCGACCTCGCGGGTGACGAGCCCTTTGGCGGCCAGGCGGTCGATCCGGTTGGTGATCGCCCCGGAGGTGACCATCGAGGTGTCCACGAGCGCGCCTGCCGTCAGTCGGTAGGGCGGACCGGAGCGGCGCAGTGTGGCCAGGATGTCGAATTCCCAGAGCTGCAGGTCGTGCGTGGCGAAGTGGTCGCGCAACCCGCGTTCGAGCAGTCGGGCGGCGCGCTGTATGCGTCCCACCACGCCCATCGGCGAGGCGTCCAGGTCCGGGCGCTCGGATTGCCACTGCCGCAGCACCAGGTCGACGTTGTCGCTCACAGCTCTCCTCAATGTTGAAGTGTTTGACCCGACACTAGCAGTCGGCGTAGCGTCAGCTTTATGTTGAACTATTCAATGTTGAGGAGTGATGATGACGCCGACTCGCCCGGCCGTGTCACCTGACGGCGGCTCGGCGCGGCTCTGGGGATTCACCGGCCTGGCCGCGCTTGCGCCGCTGAGCTGGGGGACGACCTACCTGGTGACCACCGAATTCCTGCCGCCCGACCGCCCCGTGCTGTCCGCGGCGCTGCGCGCCCTGCCCGCGGGCCTGGTGCTGCTGCTGATCACCCGCACGTTGCCGCGCGGCGCGTGGTGGTGGCGTGCGGCCGTGCTCGGCACGCTGAACATCGGCGCGTTCTTCGCGCTGCTGTTCGTCGCCGCCTACCGGCTTCCCGGCGGTGTCGCGGCCGTCCTGAGCTCCGCGCAGCCGCTGATCGTCGTCGGTCTCGCGTTCGCCCTGCTCGGTCAACGACCGACGTGGTGGCGGCTGGGCTGGGCCGTGACCGGCGTGGTCGGTGTGGCGTTGATGGTCCTGCGCGGGCAGATCACGCTCGACCCGCTCGGCATCGTGGCTGGACTCGCCGGTGCCGCGGCGATGGCCACCGGTGTCGTGCTGACCAAGCACTGGGGACGTCCGCCCGGCGTCAACGTGCTGGCCTACACGGGCTGGCAGCTCACCGCCGGGGGACTGGTGCTGGCGCCGTTGGCCCTGCTGGTCGAGGGGCCACCACCCGCGCTGGACGTGGCAGCGGTCGGCGGTTACGCCTACCTGGCCGTCGTGGGCA
The sequence above is a segment of the Actinopolyspora saharensis genome. Coding sequences within it:
- a CDS encoding MarR family winged helix-turn-helix transcriptional regulator, with the protein product MSDNVDLVLRQWQSERPDLDASPMGVVGRIQRAARLLERGLRDHFATHDLQLWEFDILATLRRSGPPYRLTAGALVDTSMVTSGAITNRIDRLAAKGLVTREVDPDNRRSVFVTLSDQGRKLVDDIVDDHVRNERELLGALDQNDQDRLADLLRTLLTGLDDVPEPHSEP
- a CDS encoding EamA family transporter — encoded protein: MTPTRPAVSPDGGSARLWGFTGLAALAPLSWGTTYLVTTEFLPPDRPVLSAALRALPAGLVLLLITRTLPRGAWWWRAAVLGTLNIGAFFALLFVAAYRLPGGVAAVLSSAQPLIVVGLAFALLGQRPTWWRLGWAVTGVVGVALMVLRGQITLDPLGIVAGLAGAAAMATGVVLTKHWGRPPGVNVLAYTGWQLTAGGLVLAPLALLVEGPPPALDVAAVGGYAYLAVVGTLLAYVVWFQGLSKLPVAGVSFLGLLSPTMATVLGWVVLGQVLTPVQVVGFTLAVLSTAAAQLSPEVVREFLRPRRPAETDSADPPDTPASITTDEPRRQNAS